A genomic region of Gemmata massiliana contains the following coding sequences:
- a CDS encoding DUF3854 domain-containing protein: protein MGKPGTPVLLPRHLADLRASGLSDLQIRAAGVYSEPEPGKVAALLGWKHPAPALGPCLCFPFLDPTGVPLGHVMVKPDHPRQKNEKAIKYESPLGKPLRAYFPPGTRAALTDPSIPLLVTEGMKKALKADQDGFPCVGLAGVYGWCQKRTTGPDGRKTGARELIPDLGAIAWRGRAVTIAFDSDLATNPDVARAERHLAEALTRAGAIVRVVRLPGAPNGAKVGLDDFLVANTPDELRALIYAARAPGASPEPKDEGTKPPSAADVLTGIGLEFELWHDPTQSAFASAGPHSHAVRSKGFRHLLVHTYRNRTGKVPNAEALSAALAGIEAAALFDGPERTAHVRVAGHEGRVYLHLANDAGTVIEIDGDGWRACPAPPVRFRKPAGMLPYLCPNPGARWATCSRSSTCRTRTGSRWCSRGSPGASGPTARSQPWCSSGNRGAPRPRPGAWSSA from the coding sequence ATGGGAAAGCCTGGAACCCCGGTCCTGCTCCCCCGGCACCTCGCCGACCTGCGCGCGTCGGGGCTGTCCGACTTGCAGATCCGGGCCGCGGGCGTGTACTCGGAACCGGAACCGGGAAAGGTCGCCGCACTCCTCGGGTGGAAGCACCCGGCCCCCGCGCTCGGCCCGTGCCTGTGTTTCCCTTTCCTCGACCCGACAGGGGTTCCGCTCGGGCACGTGATGGTCAAACCGGACCACCCGCGCCAGAAGAACGAGAAGGCGATCAAGTACGAGTCTCCGCTCGGGAAACCGCTCCGGGCCTACTTCCCGCCCGGCACGCGCGCCGCGCTCACCGACCCTTCGATCCCGCTCCTGGTGACGGAAGGAATGAAGAAGGCGCTCAAGGCGGACCAGGACGGGTTCCCGTGCGTCGGGCTGGCCGGGGTGTACGGGTGGTGCCAGAAGCGAACCACCGGCCCTGACGGGCGGAAAACTGGGGCGCGGGAACTGATTCCGGATCTCGGCGCGATCGCGTGGCGCGGGCGCGCGGTCACGATCGCGTTCGACTCGGACCTGGCGACCAACCCGGACGTGGCCCGGGCCGAGCGGCACCTCGCCGAAGCCCTGACCCGAGCCGGCGCGATCGTCCGGGTGGTACGGCTCCCGGGCGCCCCGAACGGGGCGAAGGTTGGGCTCGATGACTTCCTGGTCGCGAATACGCCCGACGAGCTGCGCGCGCTGATCTATGCGGCCCGTGCCCCGGGCGCATCCCCAGAGCCGAAAGACGAGGGCACGAAACCGCCGAGTGCGGCCGACGTGCTGACCGGGATCGGGCTGGAGTTCGAGTTGTGGCACGACCCGACCCAGAGCGCGTTCGCGAGCGCCGGGCCGCACTCCCACGCGGTGCGATCCAAGGGGTTTCGGCACCTGCTGGTCCACACGTACCGGAACCGCACGGGCAAGGTGCCCAACGCCGAGGCCCTGTCCGCGGCCCTGGCCGGGATCGAGGCCGCGGCCCTGTTCGACGGCCCCGAGCGCACCGCCCACGTGCGGGTCGCGGGGCACGAAGGGCGCGTGTACCTGCACCTCGCCAACGACGCCGGAACCGTGATCGAGATCGACGGGGACGGGTGGCGCGCGTGCCCGGCCCCGCCGGTCCGGTTCCGCAAGCCCGCCGGGATGCTCCCCTACCTGTGCCCGAACCCGGGGGCTCGTTGGGCGACCTGCTCACGTTCCTCAACGTGCCGGACGAGAACGGGTTCGCGCTGGTGCTCGCGTGGCTCGCCGGGTGCTTCCGGCCCGACGGCCCGTTCCCAACCCTGGTGCTCCTCGGGGAACAGGGGAGCGCCAAGACCACGACCGGGCGCGTGGTCAAGCGCCTGA
- a CDS encoding SDR family NAD(P)-dependent oxidoreductase: MSDKPLAGKVALVTGGARGIGAAIATRLATDGAKVVVNYARSEAEANAVVAAITAAGGSAVAVKADVGNPAEIPGLFAATTKAFGRLDVLVNNAAIMQRTFLTDVTAESIDAHFNVNVRGYLLCVKHAAELMTAGGSIINIGSAISRMAYPGAVVYTATKGAIDVMTRVLAAELGPKGIRVNVLAPGSTRTDMNSEKSGKTKEEERQEEQATALRRIGDPKDIADAAAFLASDDARWVTGSWLDVSGGIRL; this comes from the coding sequence ATGTCGGACAAACCGCTGGCCGGGAAGGTCGCGCTCGTTACCGGAGGGGCGCGCGGGATCGGGGCGGCCATCGCCACCCGGCTCGCCACGGACGGGGCGAAAGTGGTCGTCAACTACGCCCGGAGCGAGGCCGAAGCCAACGCCGTGGTTGCGGCGATCACTGCGGCCGGCGGATCGGCAGTGGCCGTGAAAGCGGACGTGGGGAACCCGGCCGAGATTCCCGGACTGTTCGCCGCCACGACGAAGGCGTTCGGCCGGCTCGACGTACTGGTGAACAACGCCGCGATCATGCAGCGCACGTTCCTGACGGACGTGACCGCGGAGTCCATCGACGCTCACTTCAACGTGAACGTGCGCGGGTACCTGCTCTGCGTCAAGCACGCGGCCGAACTGATGACGGCCGGCGGGAGCATTATTAACATCGGCAGTGCGATCAGCCGGATGGCGTACCCCGGCGCGGTGGTGTACACGGCCACGAAGGGCGCGATCGACGTGATGACCCGCGTGCTCGCGGCCGAACTGGGGCCGAAGGGCATTCGCGTGAACGTGCTCGCGCCCGGCTCGACGCGGACCGACATGAACAGTGAAAAAAGCGGCAAAACTAAGGAAGAGGAGCGCCAGGAGGAACAGGCGACCGCGCTGCGTCGGATCGGTGACCCGAAGGACATCGCGGACGCCGCCGCGTTCCTCGCGTCCGACGACGCCCGCTGGGTGACGGGCTCGTGGCTCGACGTGTCCGGTGGCATCCGGCTCTGA
- a CDS encoding IS4 family transposase: MGWELRHGGRRYRNRRVNGKPVKEYLGADDRFGRLKLIKGRYATHTVCGILMHSSLVITTDGLPLGLAAVKFWTRKTFKGTNALRGKVNATRIPIEQKESVRWLENVSHATEELGDSSRCVHVGDREADIYELFCAAHDARTHFLIRTRVDRFAGRGNTTVSARMAREPVRGEHAVEVRDDHGRVSTATLRVRSCRITVHPPVAKRKRYPSLSLTVLHADEPGAPAGRDAIHWQLLTDLPVDDLASAVEKLDWYAMRWKIETFHKVLKSGGRAEESRLRTAERLTNLLAVLCVVGWRVFWLTMLNRAAPRRTGRDSVHLGRGRGSGPAHRAVPDPADGGPLRPGGGEVGRVPGTRERSATGQRGHLARPLPARRHQPRG; this comes from the coding sequence ATGGGCTGGGAGTTGCGGCACGGTGGGCGTCGGTACCGGAACCGCCGGGTAAACGGGAAGCCGGTCAAGGAGTACCTCGGCGCCGACGACCGGTTCGGGCGGCTCAAACTCATCAAGGGCCGGTACGCCACCCACACCGTGTGCGGGATCCTCATGCACTCCAGCCTCGTCATCACGACCGACGGGCTCCCGCTCGGGCTGGCCGCGGTCAAGTTCTGGACTCGCAAGACGTTCAAGGGGACCAACGCCCTCCGCGGGAAAGTGAACGCGACCCGCATCCCGATCGAGCAGAAGGAGAGCGTCCGCTGGCTCGAGAACGTGAGCCACGCGACCGAGGAACTGGGCGATTCATCCCGGTGCGTCCACGTCGGGGACCGAGAGGCGGACATCTACGAACTGTTCTGTGCGGCCCACGACGCCCGGACCCACTTCCTGATCCGCACGCGCGTCGATCGGTTCGCCGGACGAGGGAACACGACGGTGTCCGCGCGGATGGCCCGCGAGCCAGTTCGGGGTGAGCACGCGGTGGAAGTCCGGGACGACCACGGGCGGGTCTCGACGGCCACCCTCCGGGTCCGGTCCTGTCGAATAACCGTCCACCCGCCGGTGGCCAAGCGGAAGCGGTACCCGTCGCTGTCCCTCACGGTCCTCCACGCCGATGAGCCGGGGGCGCCCGCGGGGCGGGACGCGATCCACTGGCAGTTGCTCACCGACCTCCCGGTAGACGACCTGGCGTCCGCCGTCGAGAAATTGGACTGGTATGCGATGCGGTGGAAGATCGAGACATTTCACAAGGTCCTGAAGTCGGGCGGCCGGGCCGAAGAATCCCGGCTCCGGACGGCCGAGCGGCTGACCAACCTGTTGGCCGTCCTATGCGTCGTCGGGTGGCGGGTGTTCTGGCTCACCATGCTCAACCGGGCGGCCCCCCGACGAACCGGCCGAGACAGCGTTCACCTCGGCCGAGGTCGGGGTTCTGGACCGGCTCACCGGGCGGTCCCCGACCCGGCGGACGGTGGCCCACTACGTCCTGGCGGTGGCGAAGTTGGGCGGGTACCTGGCACGCGCGAAAGATCCGCCACCGGGCAACGAGGTCATCTGGCGCGGCCTCTCCCGGCTCGCCGACATCAGCCTCGGGGCTGA
- a CDS encoding ISAzo13 family transposase → MPAGLHRLWAAAEAATIGRGGAKLVSAATGISPARIAAGMGVLRGRAPHRRASTGRKRGDQFREDRDPTLVPDLEKLLADEVAGDPMTERVWVRTSARKLRDTLQAMGHPIGHCTVHRLLGKLGFTSRANQKRRGGSQQPGRDEQFEHIASQRKRFGASGLPSISVDTKQKVLIGPFARPGKTWCKTPTEVHGYDFTSLAEYRAVPYGIYDLQRNEGHVAVGISNDTPAFAVRAIARWWEQEGSSAFAGATELLILADGGGANGYRCRAWKANLQNQVCDRFGVAVTVCHYPPGCSKWNPVERRLFSQISLNWAGEPLKTLDLMLGYIRGTTTATGLKVKAHLDDSQYEKGQKVSGEVMDRLNLISHPVRPDWNYTLRPRQNGATQ, encoded by the coding sequence GTGCCCGCCGGCCTCCACCGCCTCTGGGCAGCGGCTGAAGCGGCGACCATTGGGCGAGGAGGGGCCAAGCTGGTCTCGGCGGCCACGGGCATCAGCCCCGCGCGCATCGCGGCCGGTATGGGGGTGCTGCGGGGCCGGGCGCCTCACCGGCGTGCCTCCACCGGACGGAAGCGCGGGGACCAGTTCCGGGAGGACCGAGACCCCACGCTCGTCCCCGACCTGGAGAAGTTGCTCGCGGATGAAGTCGCCGGGGATCCGATGACGGAACGGGTCTGGGTGCGGACCAGCGCGCGGAAACTGCGCGACACGCTCCAGGCGATGGGCCACCCGATCGGTCACTGCACGGTTCACCGGTTGCTCGGGAAGTTGGGGTTCACGTCGCGCGCCAACCAGAAGAGGCGCGGCGGGTCACAGCAGCCCGGTCGGGACGAGCAGTTCGAGCACATCGCGTCCCAGAGGAAGCGGTTCGGCGCGTCGGGGCTGCCGAGCATCAGCGTCGATACGAAGCAGAAGGTATTGATCGGGCCGTTCGCGCGGCCGGGGAAGACGTGGTGCAAGACACCCACGGAGGTCCACGGCTACGACTTCACGAGCCTGGCGGAGTACCGGGCCGTACCGTACGGCATCTACGATCTGCAGAGGAACGAGGGGCACGTCGCGGTCGGCATCTCGAACGACACGCCGGCGTTCGCGGTGCGGGCCATCGCGCGCTGGTGGGAGCAGGAGGGGTCTTCGGCCTTCGCCGGGGCAACGGAACTGCTGATCCTAGCCGACGGCGGCGGGGCTAACGGTTACCGGTGCCGGGCTTGGAAAGCTAACCTCCAGAATCAGGTGTGTGACCGATTCGGCGTCGCGGTGACGGTCTGCCATTACCCGCCGGGATGCTCGAAGTGGAACCCTGTCGAGCGCCGGCTGTTCAGCCAGATCAGTCTCAACTGGGCCGGGGAGCCGCTCAAGACTCTGGACCTGATGCTCGGGTACATCAGGGGTACCACGACGGCCACCGGTCTGAAGGTCAAAGCCCACCTGGACGACAGCCAGTATGAGAAGGGGCAGAAAGTCTCTGGGGAAGTTATGGATCGTCTCAACCTGATCTCACACCCGGTCCGCCCCGATTGGAACTACACCCTTCGCCCGCGACAGAATGGCGCCACTCAATAG
- a CDS encoding helix-turn-helix transcriptional regulator: MTHATDTGTVGTSDGGEGLLIDIGQLARLLRRSVASLERDQVAGRLPAPVYVGGSRRWRRAEIGAWVEAGCPARDHWDQIRAAK; the protein is encoded by the coding sequence ATGACGCACGCGACCGACACGGGCACTGTGGGCACTTCGGACGGGGGTGAGGGGCTCCTCATCGACATCGGACAGTTGGCCCGGCTCCTGCGCCGCTCGGTGGCCTCGCTCGAGCGCGACCAGGTGGCCGGGCGCCTTCCGGCCCCGGTGTACGTGGGCGGTTCCCGGCGCTGGCGCCGGGCCGAGATCGGGGCCTGGGTCGAGGCCGGGTGCCCGGCGCGTGACCACTGGGACCAGATCCGCGCCGCGAAATAA
- a CDS encoding HAD family hydrolase — protein MTTPAIIWDVDGTLVDTAEQHFRAWSRLAAEIGKPFTRADFAATFGMRNPEILRKLFYPDAGDRQCRELGERKEDLYRASVREEGTQLLPGVAALLLAFADAGWPQAVGSSAPPGNLDLLLGLTGTRRYFTAVVTGDDVRHGKPHPEVFLTAAEKLNVNPAHCVVFEDAVAGVEAAKAGGMKCVAVTFVGHHPAEKLRGAGADIIVASLTEVTVAQITALVG, from the coding sequence ATGACAACACCTGCGATCATCTGGGACGTGGACGGTACGCTCGTTGACACGGCCGAGCAGCACTTCCGCGCGTGGAGTCGGCTCGCGGCTGAGATCGGCAAGCCGTTCACGCGGGCCGATTTCGCGGCGACGTTCGGGATGCGGAACCCGGAGATCCTCCGGAAACTGTTCTACCCCGACGCCGGCGACCGGCAGTGTCGCGAACTCGGCGAGCGGAAAGAAGATTTGTATCGAGCGTCGGTGCGAGAAGAGGGCACGCAACTGCTCCCCGGCGTGGCCGCACTCTTATTGGCGTTCGCGGATGCCGGGTGGCCGCAAGCGGTCGGTTCGTCCGCGCCGCCTGGTAACCTCGACCTGCTGCTCGGGTTGACCGGTACGCGCCGGTACTTCACGGCGGTCGTTACGGGGGACGACGTGCGCCACGGGAAGCCGCACCCAGAGGTGTTTTTGACAGCCGCTGAAAAGCTGAACGTGAACCCGGCTCACTGCGTCGTGTTTGAGGACGCGGTGGCCGGGGTGGAAGCGGCTAAAGCGGGCGGAATGAAGTGCGTCGCGGTCACGTTCGTCGGGCACCACCCGGCCGAGAAACTGCGCGGCGCCGGGGCGGATATCATTGTTGCGTCACTGACCGAAGTGACAGTCGCACAAATTACCGCACTGGTCGGGTGA
- a CDS encoding helix-turn-helix transcriptional regulator, with protein sequence MNEHITPPARPRRGLRPGLLRRAGAAQFCGVGASTWDRLCAAGSTPAPIRLGGSVAWSRRELARWIDHGCPARTEWEPIWGALRRAS encoded by the coding sequence ATGAACGAGCACATCACACCGCCCGCGCGCCCACGGCGCGGGCTCCGGCCCGGGTTGCTCCGGCGCGCGGGCGCGGCCCAGTTCTGCGGGGTCGGGGCCTCGACCTGGGATCGGCTGTGCGCGGCCGGGTCGACCCCGGCCCCGATCCGCCTGGGCGGGTCCGTCGCGTGGTCCCGGCGCGAACTCGCCCGGTGGATCGACCACGGGTGCCCCGCGCGCACCGAGTGGGAACCCATCTGGGGCGCACTCCGGCGAGCGAGCTGA
- a CDS encoding SIR2 family NAD-dependent protein deacylase encodes MPGHVFIVRGDVRRLACDAWLVPCSRGARPGYEWFLPDYAGPREGRRFVDGQSRVQPLIAPAPNRPQPWLCWIGRGGQPVSWYTSGAAEFLNAAATEIATNDLPPLFGRARSLLALPVVGTGQGGGAERAGEIVQALLPELETFTAQTFPGEREFDVALVCWDSASHAAAQAERVRRADWPTDLTEQLRAEAQRLAAHALRGELALFLGAGVSIAAGLPSWGGLLDELAVRAEMSREERAALAELRNALDQATVIERRLKARGGSIGRTVASALGPRRHYALAHALLAALPVREAITTNYDQLFEDAWALSDPDGLSVLPGAIRPDARRWLLKMHGCLSDPDRVVLTRSSYTRYDEQLPALSGMVQAFLVTRHVLFVGFSMTDDNFHRIVDAVRRLRGEHRAPGHFGTALSLGAGGLAEMLWDQDIRRVRMADAPETMANFAVPEAARRLEVFLDYLVSRTRDAAHLLVGERFDSLLTPGERQLRDALVRFVKDVTGADASAIRGTVAWPQVERLLRGLGLEPLDGTLASSSGGE; translated from the coding sequence ATGCCGGGGCACGTGTTCATCGTTCGCGGCGACGTTCGGCGCCTCGCTTGCGATGCGTGGCTCGTTCCGTGTAGTCGTGGCGCTCGCCCCGGGTACGAGTGGTTCCTGCCGGACTACGCCGGCCCGCGCGAGGGGCGCCGGTTTGTCGATGGGCAGAGCCGCGTGCAACCGCTCATCGCTCCCGCGCCGAACCGCCCGCAACCGTGGTTGTGCTGGATCGGGCGCGGCGGGCAACCGGTGTCCTGGTACACTTCTGGCGCGGCCGAGTTCCTCAACGCCGCAGCGACCGAGATCGCCACGAACGACCTTCCTCCGCTCTTTGGCCGTGCCCGTTCGCTACTCGCTCTACCGGTTGTAGGCACGGGGCAGGGCGGTGGAGCGGAACGGGCCGGGGAGATCGTTCAGGCACTTCTACCAGAATTGGAAACATTTACCGCGCAGACGTTCCCCGGTGAGCGGGAGTTCGATGTCGCGCTCGTGTGTTGGGATTCCGCCAGTCACGCCGCAGCGCAAGCCGAGCGCGTGCGCCGGGCGGACTGGCCCACGGACCTCACCGAACAATTGAGGGCCGAAGCCCAGCGCCTAGCCGCACACGCTCTGCGGGGCGAACTGGCGCTCTTCCTCGGTGCGGGGGTGAGCATCGCGGCCGGGCTTCCCAGTTGGGGCGGACTGCTCGACGAACTGGCGGTTCGGGCAGAAATGTCTCGCGAGGAGCGTGCCGCACTCGCGGAGTTGCGCAACGCACTCGATCAGGCGACCGTGATCGAACGGCGCCTCAAAGCACGTGGGGGTTCTATCGGCCGAACGGTCGCTTCGGCACTCGGCCCGCGCCGGCACTATGCTCTTGCCCACGCACTACTTGCCGCACTTCCGGTTCGCGAAGCGATCACCACCAATTACGACCAACTGTTCGAGGACGCCTGGGCGCTGTCCGATCCCGACGGGTTGTCGGTGTTACCTGGCGCGATCAGACCCGATGCCCGGCGCTGGCTCCTGAAGATGCACGGGTGCCTCTCGGACCCGGATCGAGTAGTTCTAACTCGCTCCAGTTACACGCGCTACGACGAACAGCTCCCCGCCCTTAGCGGAATGGTTCAGGCGTTTCTTGTTACGCGACACGTTCTGTTCGTCGGTTTCTCGATGACCGATGACAACTTCCACCGCATCGTGGACGCGGTGCGGCGCTTACGCGGTGAGCATCGCGCCCCCGGGCACTTCGGAACGGCGTTATCACTCGGTGCGGGCGGATTGGCCGAAATGCTGTGGGACCAAGATATTCGGCGCGTGCGTATGGCCGATGCGCCCGAGACAATGGCAAACTTTGCTGTTCCCGAAGCGGCTCGGCGCCTTGAGGTGTTTCTCGACTACTTGGTGTCCCGAACACGGGACGCGGCCCACCTGTTGGTTGGGGAGCGGTTCGATTCGCTGCTAACGCCGGGAGAACGCCAATTGCGGGACGCCCTGGTGCGCTTCGTGAAGGATGTGACCGGAGCCGATGCAAGCGCAATTCGCGGAACGGTCGCGTGGCCGCAGGTTGAGCGATTGCTCCGTGGATTGGGGTTGGAACCGCTCGACGGGACACTCGCCAGCAGTTCCGGAGGCGAGTAA